Within Massilia endophytica, the genomic segment CAGACTGGTTTGCAGCGCGGGATAACGGCCGAAGAGTCCCTCTGGGTTCACCAACTCATGGACATGGGCTATGATCGCGGACAGGTATTGCTGACGATATCCGAGTCCATGGAAAGCATGCTGCTGGTTGGTGTGAACAGCACGAACATCGTCACTACCTGACAGAGACTTTTCAACCAAAAAATAAAGGAGCAGGTATGGCAGAAGCGTATGTAGGCGAGATTCGCCTGTTTTCAATGAGCTGGGTCCCGGAAGGCTGGCTCGTATGCGCGGGCCAGATGGTGCAGGTAAACCAGTACCAGGCGCTGTTTTCCCTGATCGGCGCCACCTTCGGCGGCGACGGCCAGAGCACGTTCGGGCTGCCGGACCTGCGCGGCCGCGTGCCGATCCAGATCGGCCAGGGACCGCTGGGCAACTATCCCTGGGCGCAGAAGGGCGGCACCAGCAATACCACCGTCAACGGCGCCGGTTCGGTCACCATTACCAGCATGGCGCAGCTGCCCCAGCACACGCACGTTGCCACCTTCGCCGGCAGCGGCGGCGGCCCCTTCGTCGATCCCACAATCAAGATCAACGTCAGCAATGACACCGCCACCAGCGCGGCGCCGCTGGCCGATGGCTATTTCGCGCCCTTGAAGCCTCCTGGCCTGGGCGCCGCGCCGCTGGGCTACACGGCCACGGCGAACAATGGCACTACGACGCTGAATACCAATACCGCCGTGGCGGGCGGCGGCGGGGGCGGCGGCATCACCGGCGGCACGGTCACGGTTGCCGCGGCCGGGGCTGTCACGCCGAGCCCGATCCCTGTGCCCTTCGCCGTCACGGTGCCGCCGGTCATGCCGCCTTTCCTCGCGATGAACTACGCGATCTGCGTCAACGGCATCTATCCTCCGCGCCCATAAGAGGCCTGGGGAGCACCCGGCCAGCGCGGGCTGGCCGGGATCCAAAAAATTACAATACCTAGAACGCTGGGGAATACATGGCAGAAGCATATATCGGCGAGATTCGCCTGTTTTCAATGAGCTGGGCCCCGGCAGGCTGGCTCCCATGCGCGGGGCAGACATTGGCCGTGCAGCAGTATCCGGCACTGTTCTCGCTGATCAGCAACGCCTATGGCGGCGACGGCCGGAGCACTTTCATGCTGCCGGACCTGCGCGGCCGTGCGCCGGTCCAGATGGGCCAGGGGCCGCTCGCCACCTACCCGTGGGCGCAAAATGGCGGTACAAGCAGCACCACCGTCCATGGCGTCGGGGTCGCCACCGTTACCAGCATGAACCAGCTGCCCCAGCACACTCATGCGGCCACCTTTACCGGCAGCGGCGACAGTCCTTTCGTCGAGCCCACCATCAAGGTCAATGTCAGCAATGACACCGCCACGAGCGCTGCGCCGCTTGCCGATGGCTACTTCGCTCCCTTGAAGCCACCGGGTCTGGGCGCCGCGCCGCTGGGCTACACGGCTACGGCGAGCAACGGCACCACGACGCTGAATACCAACACCGCCGTGGCGAGCGGTGGGGGAGGCGGCGGTATTACCGGGGGCATAGTCGCGCTCAATGTGGTCGGCGCTCCCAGCCCGCTCCCGAATTCCGTGCCCTTCAGCGTTACCGTGCCGGCGGTGATGCCGCCTTTCGTCGCGCTGACCCACGCTATCTGCTTCTACGACGGCATCTATCCGCCGCGTCCTTAGGCGGTTTCTAGCAGCACCAGGCCTGGCGCGTCGCTGATCCGGTAGGCGAACTGCAGCTGTTCGCCGCCTGCCAGCGCGGGGCGGCCGGGGAAGTGCTGCGGCAGGTTCAGGCTGCATTCGTAGTCGTCCAGCCTGTGCGGCCCGAAGGCCACGATTTTCGTGAGCAGCCGGGCCTGCATTCCGGCTGGCACCTCGGACGGAATCCGCACTGCCCCGGCGGGCAGCAGACCGCCTTCCTTTTTCCATGCCTCGATCGCTTCCCGGTCCAGGCGGAACACCGGCCCAAGGCCAATGCGCTCGCGCTGTGCAGGCTGCGGCTTCGCATCCGGCCCTTCGAGCGGCGGCGGCAGCTCCTTGCCGAGGCGCAGCAGGCAGGCTTCCACCGTCACCGATTCGGGCACCAGCAGCGCGCCGGGCGCTTGCGCCGCCAGATGGCGCATGATCGCCACCTGCGGTTCGCTGCGCAGCGAGGCGTTCATCGTTTCGGAGACGATCACGTCCGGCAGCTGCGCAGGATCGAGGATCATGGTGCAGGCATCCGCCAGTACATAGCCGCTCACGTGCGAAGCGAGGCCGAAGCCCTCCACCAGGCCGCGCGCGCAATCCAGGGAGGCGGCGTGGATATCGGCCAGGGTGAACTCTGCTTCCTGCGCGCCAGACAGCGCCATGAGCGGCAGGGCCAGCGTCGCGAAGGGGCCGCAGCCTGCGTACAGCACGCGCACGGGCCGCTCCGGCCTGCGGGCCTGTTCGATGGCGGCGGCCAGGCCCTTGATGAAGGTGATCGTGCGCAGCGGTTCGCGCGCGCACATGGCCGCCCTGAGAGGGGAGAGCGCCAGCCCGGCGGCGGTGCTGGTCTGCTTGCTGTCGTCGAGCGGCTGGTCCTCGGGCCGTAGACCGGTACAGCGTTCCAGCAGCAGGCGCAGCGCAGCCGATTCCCGCATCAGGCTCTCCCGTTCCCTGGCAGGACTCGCGATAGCGCGCGCCAGTTCCCGCAGCTCGGCGCGGTCCTCGGGACTCATGCGAATATCACCATGTAGTGCTGCGCGTCCGCCTGCTTCGGCGGCGTAGGCGCGATGCACCACACCTGGCGTTCCATTGCCGGATGGTCGACGTAGTAGTTGTCCTGCACCAGCAGGGGCTGCGCCGGGCCGCTGAACACCAGGGAAAGCGGAGCTCGGAACTGCTCGGGCAAGCCGCGGCGCGGCGCCTCGGCGCAGGACTCCAGGCGCAGCGGCACAGGCCCGGCCTGGGTATCGATCGAAAAAGTACTGCCGATCAGAGGCAGGAAGAATGCGGGTGTTGGATTCATGGCGTTTCTAAAATAGATTTCAGGCATTATGATGGATGGAGGCAAGCACCTCAACCATTCAGCGCCATGCTCGCACTCGAACTCGATTATCTGCAACTGCGGCCAGCCCAGGCTGCCGACGATACCTTCCTGAAAGCGCTTTATGCCAGCACGCGCGATGATCTGAGCCTGGCCGCGGCTACGCCCGACATGCTGGCGCTGCTGCTCGACCTGCAGTGGCGGGCCCAAAGCGGCGGCTACCGCCAGACCTATCCGGATGCGGACAGCCTGATCGTGGAGGAGGACGGAATGCCGCTGGGCAGGCTGCTGGTCGACTGCAGCGCGAGCCCCTGGCGTATCGTGGATATCGCACTGCTGCCTGCCGCCAGGGGGCGGGGCCATGGCGCGGCCCTCCTGGGCGCCCTGCAGGCCAAGGCCCGTGCCGCCGGCGCTGCCCTGGCGCTGAGCGTGCGCCGCGACAATCCCGCCGCGCGCCGCCTGTACGACAGCCTGGGCTTTGTCCCTGCAGGAGGCGACATGCTGGCCGAGCAGATGGTCTGGCCCGCGCCCTAGCGGCGTTCCGTGCTTCACGCTGCTGGGCGTTTCGCTAGAATCGGCCAGGGAACATACTGGCAGCGAGGGCATCGTGAACAGCAGCGACAGCACGGTCACTATCGATCCGCAAGCCGCGCATGGCGGCCTATCCATCCGCACGCTGGACGAACACTTGTGCCATGACCAGAGCTTCGCCTCCGCACTGGCGCGGGCCGTCGGCGCGGTGGCCGTGGGCGCGGACGGCGCCATCACGCTGGCCCAGTTCGCCGCCGTGACCGATATCGCCGGCGAAGGCAAGGCCTCGGCGGTCTTTGCCGCGCTGGTCCTGAACGCCATCGAATCCGGCGTCACCGTGGACTGGGCCCTCAACGCCCTGGCCAAGGCCAGCGCCGGAGTGGCGCCTTCGGCGCGCATGGCCGCCTACGACACCATCAAACCGCTGCTGGCGCTGCAAGGCCGGGCCGCCCGGCCGCTGGCGCAGCGCATCGCCCGCGCCCTCGACATCCGCCTCCAGCCTGAAAACCTGTACGGCCTGCCGCCCGAGGAGGAGCGCCGCCTGCTCAACAATATCGGCACGCAGGCGCGCAAGCTGGTGCGGGGCAAAGGGCTCGTCGACGCGGTGGCGGAATTCGGCCGCAGCACGGGCCAGGTCGAGCTGCTGGACCACGCGCGCGGCTTCAACGGCGGCATGATGACGGCCGAGCAGCTGCGCGACACCGTGGAGCGCGCCCTCACCCTGATTGGGCAGGGCATCGCCACCTATCAGGAATCGGCCACCGCGGCGGCGGCGGCCGAAGCCAGCGCGGCCAGCCTGGCCGCCACGGCCGAACAGCTGCGGCAGCAGGTCCTGCAGAGGCTCGCCCTGGTCGACGCCCGAGTGGCCTACGAGCGGCGGCTGCTGGCCCAGGATATCGAGGACGCGGTGCAGGACGCGGGCAACGCCATCGAAGTGGCCATCGGCGAGCGGCTGCAGGAAGGCCAGTGGAAGGACGCCGAGCTGTGGGCAGGCATCGCCCAGCAGCAGTTCGGACAGGAGATGGAGCGCCGTATCGACCGCGTCGTCAAGCGCAAGGAGGAAGCGCTGGACCTGCTCAATCACGACCTGGCGCTGTTCCAGTCCGACATCCGGCTCACCCAGGCCAGCGTGTTCGAACGCCAGCACCACGCGGCGCTTGCGCGGCTCATGCCGCGCCTGCGCATCAGCACGCGGCTGGTGAACACCATGGACACGGCCGCCAACCTCACGCTGATGGGCGGGGCCATGGCGGCGGCAGGCACGGGAACGGCCGCCTACCTGTTCGGCGTGGCCGTGGTGGTGCCGGTAGTGGCGCCCGTGGTGCCTTTCGTGGGCGGCGCCGTGCTGCTCGCCAGCGCCTTCAAATGGGCCACAGATACCAACAAACGCAAGCGCTCGGAGATCCGCGACAAGCGGCGCGCTTTCGAGGAAGAGCTGCGCAAGCGCCTCAAGGCGGCGGAGGAGGCCTTCACCGCGCAGCTCGAACGCATCGGCGAAGCCTTCCACGAATCGGCCCGCCAGCTGCTCACGCCTTTGATGCTGGAGGCGGAAGCCGCAGGGCGCATCCAGGGCATGCGCAAGCGCATTGCGGACAAGGTGATCGCCCAGTCCCACGCCGCCATGACCCAGCTGCAGATGGCCATGGGCGGGCAGGCCGCGTGATCAGTGCAGCAGGTTCTTCGCGATGACGCCGTCCGCCGCGCCGCTGGCCAGGGCCAGGGGCTGGTTCAGCGCCCGGGTTGTGTAGACCGGCTGCTGCGGCATCGGCTGGCCCAGCATGCGGCCCGTGGTGTCGCGGATATCCACCTTCACCGTGGTGGAGAGGCCGATGCGCAAGGGATGCGCCGCCAGCTCCTTCGGATCGAGGGCAATACGCACCGGCACGCGCTGCACGACCTTGATCCAGTTGCCGCTCGCGTTCTGCGCAGGCAGCAGGGAGAAGGCGCTGCCTGTCCCTGCCGACATGCCCACCACCTTGCCATGGAAGACCACCTTGCTGCCGTACATGTCGGCCTCGATCTCGGCGGACTGGCCCACGCGGATATCGCGCAGCTCCGATTCCTTGAAGTTCGCATCCACCCACAGCTGCTCGAGCGGCACAATGGAGAGCAGGGCGGTGCCCGGCGTGACATGGGCGCCCAGCTGCACGCTGCGTTTCGCCACAT encodes:
- a CDS encoding phage tail protein — translated: MAEAYIGEIRLFSMSWAPAGWLPCAGQTLAVQQYPALFSLISNAYGGDGRSTFMLPDLRGRAPVQMGQGPLATYPWAQNGGTSSTTVHGVGVATVTSMNQLPQHTHAATFTGSGDSPFVEPTIKVNVSNDTATSAAPLADGYFAPLKPPGLGAAPLGYTATASNGTTTLNTNTAVASGGGGGGITGGIVALNVVGAPSPLPNSVPFSVTVPAVMPPFVALTHAICFYDGIYPPRP
- a CDS encoding phage tail protein, whose product is MAEAYVGEIRLFSMSWVPEGWLVCAGQMVQVNQYQALFSLIGATFGGDGQSTFGLPDLRGRVPIQIGQGPLGNYPWAQKGGTSNTTVNGAGSVTITSMAQLPQHTHVATFAGSGGGPFVDPTIKINVSNDTATSAAPLADGYFAPLKPPGLGAAPLGYTATANNGTTTLNTNTAVAGGGGGGGITGGTVTVAAAGAVTPSPIPVPFAVTVPPVMPPFLAMNYAICVNGIYPPRP
- a CDS encoding SAM-dependent methyltransferase, with product MSPEDRAELRELARAIASPARERESLMRESAALRLLLERCTGLRPEDQPLDDSKQTSTAAGLALSPLRAAMCAREPLRTITFIKGLAAAIEQARRPERPVRVLYAGCGPFATLALPLMALSGAQEAEFTLADIHAASLDCARGLVEGFGLASHVSGYVLADACTMILDPAQLPDVIVSETMNASLRSEPQVAIMRHLAAQAPGALLVPESVTVEACLLRLGKELPPPLEGPDAKPQPAQRERIGLGPVFRLDREAIEAWKKEGGLLPAGAVRIPSEVPAGMQARLLTKIVAFGPHRLDDYECSLNLPQHFPGRPALAGGEQLQFAYRISDAPGLVLLETA
- a CDS encoding GNAT family N-acetyltransferase — translated: MLALELDYLQLRPAQAADDTFLKALYASTRDDLSLAAATPDMLALLLDLQWRAQSGGYRQTYPDADSLIVEEDGMPLGRLLVDCSASPWRIVDIALLPAARGRGHGAALLGALQAKARAAGAALALSVRRDNPAARRLYDSLGFVPAGGDMLAEQMVWPAP
- a CDS encoding DUF6916 family protein, with amino-acid sequence MNPTPAFFLPLIGSTFSIDTQAGPVPLRLESCAEAPRRGLPEQFRAPLSLVFSGPAQPLLVQDNYYVDHPAMERQVWCIAPTPPKQADAQHYMVIFA